A window from Drosophila kikkawai strain 14028-0561.14 chromosome 2L, DkikHiC1v2, whole genome shotgun sequence encodes these proteins:
- the LOC108074486 gene encoding trypsin iota-like, with product MDCRSLQLFPLLVVGLTSGRRVPYKYIIGGADEAIENAPWQVSIQYLWSHICGGSIYSSRIILTAAHCLVEYYPENLGVRLGSSYNNYYGSLVGVSLIRTHEKYDSYSFDNDVGLLFLDYPLNLDEDYSIQAIELAEKVPPPGTTTSVTGWGITEYGETEILQSLETDIVDLEECKILYKDYSITKNMLCTSNVNEGTCQGDSGGALVFNGQQVGIVSWAEGCADPAFPTVYANVPALRKWIEENAKDLETF from the coding sequence ATGGACTGCCGTAGTCTACAATTGTTTCCACTTTTAGTGGTGGGCCTTACCTCTGGGAGAAGAGTtccctataaatatattattggcGGCGCGGACGAAGCCATTGAGAATGCCCCCTGGCAAGTGTCTATCCAATATTTGTGGAGTCATATCTGCGGCGGATCCATTTATAGTTCCAGAATTATCCTAACCGCTGCTCATTGCCTTGTGGAATATTATCCCGAGAACTTAGGTGTTCGATTGGGCTCCagctataataattattatggcAGCCTGGTTGGAGTTTCCTTGATTAGAACCCACGAGAAGTACGATTCCTATTCCTTTGACAACGATGTGGGATTGCTGTTCCTTGACTACCCACTTAATCTCGACGAAGACTACTCTATTCAGGCCATTGAACTTGCCGAGAAAGTTCCTCCTCCAGGAACCACGACATCTGTGACTGGTTGGGGAATCACAGAATATGGAGAAACGGAAATTCTGCAGTCGCTCGAAACGGATATTGTGGATCTGGAAGAATGCAAAATATTGTACAAAGATTATTCGATCACAAAGAATATGCTGTGTACCTCAAATGTGAATGAGGGAACGTGCCAAGGAGACTCTGGCGGAGCTTTGGTTTTTAATGGCCAGCAGGTTGGCATTGTCTCGTGGGCCGAGGGCTGTGCAGATCCAGCTTTCCCCACAGTGTATGCCAATGTGCCAGCTTTACGGAAATGGATTGAAGAAAATGCCAAGGATTTAGAAACTTTCTAA